One genomic segment of Spirochaeta cellobiosiphila DSM 17781 includes these proteins:
- a CDS encoding DUF4340 domain-containing protein, with product MTKKGKNLIVLVSLVGILSLVYLFLSIEKKPDKDSPQPYVEMPGITDLTIADVDQMVLVHQNSHLTFTEGESSWIIKEGADVKTDSIQIQATLDEFLSAHTLSLFDDGPDLFEPGDDPVQITIQTKNDEEYEFLLGNATVTQEGYYLKDSQTDDTWLISRSIGDNLRKTLNDYRPRKLTPIDITGIQDISIEQGNQTIHIEPYSRIDMFTAQVYSYSLTAPYPYARPVNQSKMDKELQKVADPLLIKDFTDLSPEVLGVSPMKLSITDTRGKTLSLILGSQSPEGDIYAQVPGSDSIFILDKNRIPFLETKAFDLVDPYVYLVGIDSVTKAELFTKDATYTGIINGDKDNRQYLYNGQEIDREKFLIFYQNLISFQVEGEAQPEKVGKKAPYQIRYSLGGMAMNQGTVNFFEYDKNYYAVSRDKEKPLFLVGHYQLESVLSNIQSLSDSNMSSSEGGAN from the coding sequence GTGACAAAGAAAGGGAAGAATCTCATTGTATTAGTCAGTCTCGTAGGGATTCTAAGTTTGGTATATCTCTTCCTGTCTATTGAGAAAAAGCCCGATAAAGACAGCCCCCAGCCCTATGTAGAGATGCCAGGTATAACAGATCTGACGATTGCCGATGTTGATCAGATGGTTCTTGTTCATCAGAATAGCCATCTGACATTTACAGAAGGAGAATCAAGCTGGATTATCAAAGAGGGAGCTGATGTCAAAACAGACTCTATACAAATTCAAGCCACCCTTGATGAGTTTCTCTCTGCTCATACACTGAGCCTTTTTGATGACGGACCAGATCTTTTTGAACCGGGGGATGATCCTGTTCAAATAACGATCCAAACCAAAAATGATGAAGAGTACGAATTTCTATTAGGAAACGCAACAGTAACCCAGGAAGGATACTACCTAAAAGACTCTCAAACAGATGATACCTGGCTTATCAGCCGAAGTATTGGTGATAATCTGCGTAAAACTCTCAATGATTATAGACCCAGAAAACTCACCCCTATAGACATAACGGGTATACAGGATATAAGCATTGAACAAGGAAACCAGACGATTCATATCGAGCCTTATTCAAGAATCGATATGTTTACTGCACAGGTCTACTCCTATAGCTTAACGGCTCCTTACCCCTATGCTAGACCAGTTAACCAAAGCAAGATGGATAAAGAACTCCAAAAAGTAGCAGATCCCCTACTCATTAAAGATTTTACCGATCTATCTCCTGAGGTTCTGGGAGTCTCTCCTATGAAACTATCGATTACTGATACAAGGGGTAAAACATTGAGCCTCATTCTAGGATCACAAAGCCCTGAGGGAGATATATATGCCCAGGTGCCTGGCTCAGACAGTATCTTCATCCTTGATAAAAACAGGATCCCTTTTCTGGAGACAAAAGCTTTTGATCTTGTTGATCCCTATGTTTACCTTGTGGGTATTGATTCGGTAACCAAAGCTGAACTATTCACAAAGGATGCCACCTATACGGGAATAATCAATGGGGATAAGGATAATCGCCAATATCTCTATAATGGACAAGAGATTGATAGGGAAAAATTTCTTATATTCTATCAAAACCTCATTAGCTTTCAAGTGGAAGGAGAAGCTCAACCTGAGAAAGTAGGTAAAAAAGCCCCTTATCAAATCCGTTACTCCCTAGGAGGAATGGCTATGAATCAGGGGACTGTTAATTTCTTCGAATATGATAAAAACTACTATGCCGTGAGCAGAGATAAAGAAAAACCTCTATTCCTGGTAGGCCATTATCAATTAGAAAGTGTTTTGTCTAATATCCAGTCCTTATCGGATTCGAATATGTCCTCCAGTGAGGGCGGGGCTAATTGA
- a CDS encoding pectinesterase family protein, which yields MRIKVGPFEKYTRINDVLKDYSSSDETLIIELSEGIYEEKISVLRPHVQFIGSGRDKTKLLWSDGAIHKLPNGNEMGTFNSFTLYIGAEDFYAAHLTVENGAGEGHKVGQAVAVYADSDKVFFRDCSLLGHQDTLCTGPLPADPFPKSPEFILPFHSLREGKLVYRQYYEDCFIEGDVDFIFGSARVVFHHCEISSARRSNALESYVTAGSHPEWEPYGYQFWDCRLTGSAHEQSVYLGRPWRPYAKTEFWNCYLGEHIKGAGWDHWRSEEKKTTSRYREVNSHGPGFNSSERVSWALIVDDPQLAPPSLEDIFESDKDWILDKTLSN from the coding sequence ATGCGTATTAAAGTAGGTCCTTTTGAAAAATATACTCGTATTAATGATGTGTTAAAAGATTATTCTTCTTCTGATGAGACACTTATCATAGAATTATCAGAAGGAATATATGAAGAGAAGATAAGTGTCCTTCGTCCCCATGTTCAGTTTATTGGTTCCGGGCGGGATAAAACTAAGCTCCTGTGGAGTGATGGGGCTATTCATAAACTTCCCAATGGTAATGAGATGGGAACTTTTAATAGCTTTACCTTATACATTGGTGCTGAGGATTTTTATGCGGCTCATTTAACTGTTGAGAATGGAGCCGGTGAAGGACACAAGGTAGGACAGGCTGTGGCTGTCTACGCCGATTCAGATAAGGTCTTCTTCAGGGATTGTAGCCTATTAGGCCATCAGGACACCCTCTGTACAGGGCCCTTACCAGCGGATCCTTTTCCTAAGAGTCCTGAATTTATTCTTCCCTTTCATTCCTTAAGAGAAGGGAAGCTTGTCTACCGGCAATATTATGAAGACTGCTTTATTGAAGGTGATGTGGATTTTATCTTTGGATCCGCCCGTGTTGTCTTTCATCATTGCGAGATTTCTTCAGCCCGAAGAAGTAATGCTTTGGAAAGTTATGTGACAGCAGGATCTCATCCAGAATGGGAGCCTTATGGGTACCAATTCTGGGATTGTCGTTTGACAGGTTCTGCTCATGAACAATCTGTTTATCTAGGGAGACCCTGGCGTCCCTATGCTAAGACTGAATTCTGGAATTGTTATCTAGGGGAACATATTAAAGGTGCCGGTTGGGATCATTGGCGTAGTGAGGAGAAAAAAACAACTTCCCGATATCGGGAAGTTAATAGTCATGGGCCAGGTTTTAATTCCTCTGAAAGGGTTTCCTGGGCTTTGATTGTGGATGATCCTCAATTAGCCCCGCCCTCACTGGAGGACATATTCGAATCCGATAAGGACTGGATATTAGACAAAACACTTTCTAATTGA
- a CDS encoding family 43 glycosylhydrolase, translated as MELQLHEQLSEYIKKDDRDNLLSILASNPSLIEKPYEGGCYPIFLAASTGNYELVKYLIEYSRVSMNIWDDNHGNVLHYAAKGNNPELFDYLINRVGVNPLEVNLQSHTALDVALSEGSHHIIQYYKEGLGIEKSDLYTNPVLTGAYPDPSVICVGDDFYMVTSSFTFFPCIPVLHSSDLVNWKTIGHAITETEYIDLTSLDDGRGFWAPDISYHEGRFYITATLRYNDEDVPVRKQMILSSDKPEGPYSKPAFIEEDGIDPSLFVDDDGRRYMLLNRGARIFELSQDATKKIGEPTLLWYGNQKRAPEAPHLLKKDGYYYVFVSEGGTGRNHQIAVARSRNLLGPYENCPYNPILHQKDPDHPIQRSGHGKLLKAPDGRWFILYLTGRMVDQQYSILGRESSLDEVTWTGDGWPIVNNLKGPSGVNVKPFPLKEEKAPLPGLWFCQEELEKEWIFVRRSYREYLQMDPAQRILKMVAGSTPLSEGTPRNVMVQRQKAFCFDFCCHIRLSTPKVAGEAGLTCYYDRSTYLTFSLVKEGECLTLQVKEHEGLEDRVPFKLAWQADQVELQIRTDYYKRAFYYKAQKEQEWILLGELPEVYYLSDEGGKGKRFTGAMFGLYTFDEDGSDQVIGTFQDFTVNNKDSEEVRCVLK; from the coding sequence ATGGAATTACAATTACATGAACAATTATCAGAGTATATAAAAAAAGATGACCGAGATAATTTGTTAAGTATTTTGGCAAGTAATCCTTCTTTGATTGAAAAGCCCTATGAGGGAGGATGCTATCCTATCTTTCTAGCTGCCTCCACAGGGAATTATGAACTTGTAAAATACTTAATAGAATACTCACGGGTTAGTATGAACATTTGGGATGATAACCATGGGAATGTTCTCCATTATGCTGCCAAAGGGAATAATCCCGAACTGTTTGATTATTTGATAAACAGAGTTGGTGTTAATCCTTTAGAAGTCAATCTTCAAAGTCATACAGCTCTTGATGTAGCCCTTTCCGAAGGCTCTCATCATATCATACAGTACTATAAAGAGGGGCTCGGTATTGAAAAGAGCGACCTCTATACCAATCCTGTTTTGACCGGAGCTTATCCTGATCCTTCTGTAATCTGTGTAGGAGATGACTTTTATATGGTTACCTCCAGCTTTACTTTCTTTCCCTGTATTCCTGTTCTACATTCTTCAGATCTTGTTAATTGGAAGACTATTGGTCATGCTATAACGGAGACTGAGTATATAGATCTAACAAGCTTAGATGATGGTAGGGGTTTTTGGGCTCCGGACATCTCTTATCATGAAGGCCGTTTCTACATTACAGCCACACTTCGTTACAATGATGAAGATGTACCAGTTAGAAAACAGATGATCCTTAGCTCTGATAAACCGGAAGGCCCTTATTCTAAACCTGCTTTTATTGAAGAAGATGGTATTGATCCCTCCCTTTTTGTGGATGATGATGGGAGGCGGTATATGCTTCTGAACAGGGGGGCACGAATCTTTGAATTATCTCAGGATGCCACTAAAAAAATAGGGGAACCAACTCTCCTTTGGTATGGGAATCAAAAGAGGGCACCAGAAGCGCCACACCTTCTTAAGAAAGACGGGTACTATTATGTGTTTGTTTCTGAAGGGGGAACGGGACGTAATCATCAGATTGCCGTGGCACGTTCAAGGAATTTATTAGGCCCCTATGAAAACTGCCCCTATAATCCTATCCTTCATCAGAAAGATCCAGACCATCCTATACAACGTTCTGGTCATGGAAAACTATTGAAAGCTCCCGATGGGCGTTGGTTTATTTTGTACTTAACAGGGCGTATGGTGGATCAGCAGTATAGTATTCTGGGACGAGAATCCAGTTTGGATGAAGTGACTTGGACTGGTGATGGCTGGCCTATTGTTAATAATCTCAAAGGACCCAGCGGGGTTAATGTAAAACCTTTTCCTCTAAAGGAGGAGAAGGCTCCTTTACCAGGTCTATGGTTTTGTCAGGAAGAACTTGAAAAGGAATGGATCTTTGTGCGTCGTTCCTATAGGGAATACCTTCAAATGGATCCTGCCCAAAGAATACTAAAGATGGTTGCCGGTTCCACTCCCTTGAGTGAAGGCACCCCCCGTAATGTTATGGTTCAAAGGCAAAAGGCCTTCTGCTTTGACTTTTGCTGTCATATCCGATTATCGACCCCCAAGGTCGCAGGAGAGGCTGGCTTAACATGTTATTATGATCGCTCCACCTATTTGACCTTTTCCCTTGTAAAGGAAGGTGAGTGTTTAACCCTTCAGGTTAAGGAGCATGAAGGGCTTGAGGACCGAGTCCCTTTTAAACTAGCTTGGCAAGCTGATCAAGTAGAGTTGCAGATTAGAACAGACTATTATAAACGGGCTTTTTATTACAAAGCACAAAAGGAACAAGAATGGATACTGTTAGGGGAACTTCCTGAAGTCTACTACTTAAGTGACGAAGGAGGGAAGGGCAAGAGGTTTACAGGTGCTATGTTCGGCTTGTATACCTTTGATGAGGATGGTTCTGACCAGGTCATAGGTACATTTCAAGATTTTACTGTGAATAATAAAGATAGTGAGGAAGTTAGATGCGTATTAAAGTAG
- a CDS encoding dienelactone hydrolase family protein: protein MNVAQNYFTPPPLVTRAPKERDVYYDKLKESLGLEIYQQTTAHTKILGQENHGDHYCYDMTMDTEPGVTMPFFLLSPIDLKNTDTLKKLPIVIVPHGHGSDGRYGVAGLHRHVQMEHNINHYHHDIGRQFVRQGYLVLCPDSRGSGDRREPEDSGLEPEQLKKSSCQKINNLLINQGSCLAGAWVWDLMKLIDLLLQQNWGDASRLGVCGFSGGGLQSLYLSAMDERIKCTAVSGYLHYWEDSFFLRNMCGCNFIPGINKNMNMADVACLIAPRSLILEKGKDDPLSGRSGIEGPRRLAQHIRSFYQGINKDDNFAYTEFEGSHQFGGEQIFPFFQKHLQSEEA from the coding sequence ATGAATGTAGCACAAAACTATTTCACCCCGCCTCCTTTAGTAACGAGGGCCCCTAAGGAGAGGGATGTATACTATGACAAACTAAAAGAATCACTCGGTCTAGAGATCTATCAACAGACGACAGCCCATACAAAAATACTTGGACAAGAAAATCATGGGGATCATTACTGTTATGATATGACAATGGATACAGAACCGGGTGTCACTATGCCTTTTTTTCTTTTGTCCCCCATTGATCTTAAGAATACAGACACATTAAAAAAACTCCCTATAGTGATCGTTCCCCATGGTCATGGTAGTGATGGTCGTTACGGAGTGGCAGGTTTACATCGTCATGTGCAGATGGAACACAATATCAACCACTATCATCACGATATAGGTCGCCAGTTTGTCAGACAAGGTTATTTAGTACTCTGTCCTGACAGTAGAGGATCAGGAGACAGACGAGAGCCGGAAGATTCCGGACTAGAACCGGAACAACTAAAAAAGAGCTCCTGTCAGAAGATCAACAATCTTCTCATTAATCAAGGCAGCTGTTTAGCCGGTGCCTGGGTATGGGATCTTATGAAATTAATAGATCTCCTTCTTCAGCAAAACTGGGGTGATGCATCTAGATTAGGAGTCTGTGGGTTTTCCGGGGGAGGACTACAGAGCTTATACCTATCGGCTATGGATGAACGTATCAAATGTACAGCCGTTAGTGGTTATCTGCATTACTGGGAGGATTCTTTTTTTCTTCGTAATATGTGTGGATGCAACTTTATACCGGGTATTAATAAGAATATGAATATGGCCGATGTGGCCTGCCTCATTGCTCCTCGTTCCCTCATCCTTGAAAAGGGCAAGGATGATCCCTTAAGTGGACGCTCGGGTATTGAAGGACCTAGACGATTAGCTCAGCATATACGGAGCTTCTATCAAGGGATAAACAAGGATGATAATTTTGCTTATACGGAGTTTGAAGGTTCTCATCAGTTTGGGGGAGAACAGATATTTCCCTTCTTTCAAAAGCACTTACAATCAGAGGAAGCCTGA
- a CDS encoding glycoside hydrolase family 88/105 protein yields the protein MPDKNEIYAMVDSYIDKILATGSPEKPVWNQEMLRQNKKPHWNYIDGCMMTAFLTLYESSKDKKYLDFVDNFIDYFVKEDGSILSFELETYNLDNIKEGSVLYKLYDYTGKQKYRKAMDTLYRQIKEQPRTIEGNFWHKLIYPGQVWLDGLYMAQPFYVEYEKRFKNKEGFADSFKQFMNVTQMMKDEKTGLYYHAYDSPRMMYWSDDATGNSPHFWLRALGWFLMALVDIIELLDAEDKEFRDFMQKTLEDLIESLIRFQDESGMWYQVVDKGNKKGNYLETSGSSIIAYAILKACRLNVLSDKYLEAGKKAFFGICDTYLKPDDTGSFNLGGTCLVAGLGGKQQRNGSYEYYISEPVVENEAKGIAPFLLAYVYLRGLED from the coding sequence ATGCCAGATAAGAACGAAATATATGCCATGGTTGACTCGTACATTGATAAAATCCTGGCGACAGGTTCTCCCGAAAAACCAGTATGGAATCAGGAAATGCTTCGACAAAATAAGAAGCCCCACTGGAACTATATTGATGGCTGTATGATGACAGCTTTCTTAACACTTTATGAATCCAGTAAGGATAAGAAATACCTGGATTTTGTAGATAATTTTATAGACTACTTTGTCAAAGAAGATGGTTCTATACTCTCCTTTGAACTTGAAACATACAACCTTGATAATATCAAGGAAGGAAGTGTTCTCTATAAACTATATGATTACACAGGTAAACAAAAATACCGTAAAGCCATGGATACCCTTTACCGTCAGATAAAGGAACAACCTCGAACCATTGAAGGTAACTTCTGGCATAAACTAATTTATCCAGGCCAGGTGTGGTTAGATGGACTGTATATGGCCCAACCATTCTATGTAGAATATGAAAAGAGATTTAAAAACAAAGAAGGTTTTGCAGATTCTTTCAAACAATTCATGAATGTAACTCAAATGATGAAAGACGAAAAAACAGGACTCTATTATCATGCCTATGACAGTCCTCGTATGATGTACTGGTCAGATGATGCTACTGGTAATTCTCCACACTTTTGGTTACGAGCCCTTGGATGGTTCCTCATGGCATTAGTGGACATCATAGAACTACTAGATGCTGAAGACAAAGAATTCAGAGATTTCATGCAAAAAACCCTGGAAGATCTCATCGAGTCTCTTATTAGGTTTCAAGATGAATCAGGCATGTGGTATCAAGTTGTTGATAAGGGTAATAAAAAAGGCAACTATCTTGAAACAAGCGGGTCTTCTATTATTGCCTATGCCATACTTAAAGCCTGTCGCCTTAATGTTTTGTCTGATAAATATCTAGAAGCTGGTAAGAAAGCTTTCTTTGGAATATGTGATACTTATCTCAAACCCGATGATACTGGTAGTTTTAATTTGGGAGGGACCTGTCTTGTCGCTGGTCTGGGGGGAAAACAACAGCGAAATGGTTCCTATGAGTACTACATCTCTGAACCTGTTGTCGAAAATGAAGCCAAGGGAATTGCTCCCTTCTTATTAGCTTATGTGTACCTTCGTGGATTAGAGGACTGA
- a CDS encoding glycoside hydrolase family 43 protein, with the protein MGTNVKYGPWISDQGDGTFRNPVLYADYSDPDVIRVGDTYYMTASSFNCTPGLPVLVSKDLVNWQLIGHGIKNVPHPRYTECQPGCGVWAPSIRYHQGIFYIVFPMPDEGLYVISSEDPFKGWSEPWLLLEGKGLIDPCPFWDEDNKAYVVHGYAYSRASIKSKLHLIEVSPDLKNVLSEGQTIIDAMGRIHTLEGPKMHKENDYYYIAAPAGGVPQGYQMVFRSKNIFGPYEEKIVLSQQGSLTNGPHQGAFVDDIEGKWWFYHFQDLQPWGRINHLQPVQWIEDWPIPGVDPDGIKGGRPVQRYNKPAGESIIIQPADSDDFSTESLGLQWQWNANHGEDWYQQEKGLLTLKGTTLDTKFSLYPRILTQKINAPHYQAIVALRPSQDFVHGEAGLCITGLESYRLGMSWEDGTYYLLYSTDENVLLKEAIDWTDKVDLFVEMNKGGLCRFGYFLGLQKNYFGPSFRAKEGRWIGTRFGLYCYSNNEQEVKADFMSVNINKG; encoded by the coding sequence ATGGGTACAAATGTGAAGTATGGACCTTGGATTAGTGACCAGGGGGATGGGACTTTCAGGAATCCTGTATTATATGCGGATTATTCCGATCCCGATGTAATTAGAGTTGGTGATACTTATTATATGACAGCCTCCAGTTTTAATTGCACACCAGGTCTCCCTGTTCTGGTCTCAAAAGACCTTGTAAACTGGCAGCTCATTGGTCATGGAATCAAGAATGTCCCCCATCCAAGGTATACAGAATGTCAACCAGGATGCGGTGTCTGGGCTCCTTCTATCCGTTATCATCAGGGAATTTTTTATATAGTATTTCCTATGCCAGATGAAGGTTTATATGTCATATCCAGTGAAGATCCTTTTAAGGGATGGTCTGAACCCTGGCTACTATTGGAGGGAAAAGGACTCATTGATCCATGCCCCTTCTGGGATGAGGATAACAAGGCTTATGTCGTTCATGGTTATGCCTATAGTCGTGCGAGTATTAAAAGTAAACTTCACTTGATTGAAGTGAGTCCGGATCTAAAAAATGTTCTTAGTGAGGGCCAAACGATCATAGATGCTATGGGACGAATTCATACGCTTGAAGGTCCTAAAATGCATAAAGAGAATGATTATTACTACATAGCCGCTCCTGCTGGAGGAGTCCCTCAAGGTTACCAGATGGTTTTTAGATCCAAAAATATTTTTGGACCCTATGAAGAAAAAATAGTTCTATCCCAGCAAGGTTCACTAACCAATGGTCCTCATCAGGGAGCCTTTGTTGATGATATTGAGGGAAAATGGTGGTTTTACCATTTTCAGGATTTACAACCATGGGGGCGGATCAATCATCTGCAACCAGTGCAATGGATCGAAGATTGGCCCATCCCCGGTGTTGATCCTGATGGGATAAAGGGCGGTCGCCCTGTGCAGCGTTATAATAAACCGGCAGGGGAAAGCATCATTATCCAGCCAGCCGACTCGGATGATTTTTCTACAGAGAGTCTAGGATTGCAATGGCAATGGAATGCCAATCATGGGGAAGATTGGTATCAACAGGAAAAGGGTCTTCTGACTTTAAAGGGCACCACTTTAGACACAAAATTCTCTCTTTATCCCAGAATATTGACACAGAAGATTAATGCACCTCATTACCAGGCTATTGTCGCCTTGAGACCCTCCCAGGATTTCGTACATGGAGAAGCCGGCCTTTGTATAACAGGTCTCGAATCCTATCGCCTGGGAATGTCATGGGAAGATGGTACCTACTATCTTCTGTATTCTACTGATGAAAATGTTCTTCTAAAAGAAGCTATTGACTGGACTGATAAGGTCGATCTCTTTGTGGAAATGAATAAAGGAGGACTTTGCCGTTTTGGATACTTCCTGGGATTACAAAAGAATTATTTCGGCCCAAGCTTTAGGGCCAAAGAAGGTCGTTGGATAGGAACAAGATTTGGACTGTATTGCTACAGCAATAATGAACAAGAAGTAAAAGCTGATTTTATGTCGGTTAATATTAATAAAGGATAG
- a CDS encoding helix-turn-helix transcriptional regulator, whose amino-acid sequence MKRPLKNRPFIKRFLVSYFLVLLLPIIFSYIILCLSTNVVESYAEKSNKAMINQIRFSLDQRLDVLENLVFQLSQMRRIENLSKQKVPLQPDFYFNLNRAINEIQTYFIPNNSIATDHFLILLNSRTVTDGHTVIPFDTFFGSRFQYNDWSKEQWLEYLSHPKYSPTFLGEGDISDGTEIFKGIPMIQTVPFYYNSDSSAIMMFLIKENDIISHFYPEDSTWTGVPHVYDSQNHNLLAGADHELKGKYITINSPSDSFDIVYGLSVPYNEVFMDLLRIRTIMFIASSFILILTLFIAIIMAQRNANPLRQLYNMISDTLPEDDLNTLGYESLNGSVTKLITSNEDLRSNLQDHKKIISEEFCHRLVKYGFDTPSEMDMVLKFIDKSIPTGTSGILLMNLPVETYFDQKDSIEEIKGLKLSLMELLQGISSFPAYWMDLDDLSIGYIYSLERQDRVGWFDALYEEIKVLTNALRDHYDLPFYWSVGNPVDNFFNLNSSYRQSKIVADELVDFQVGSIYEYRNFIQNSSVYSFPIDLVQKLFNLTKSGDTDMAISLFKENWTQNLEDHFLSRRNRQIYFLELRSLLTRIDPTITEVPQYFDFHTLPQEQVFDMVIDTFYKVGQKNKRSTNQVQSELKDQLLKYLEENFDDPNITLCSIADEFGKSESYISHIYKKGCGTNFYGLLEGFRMEKAKKLLIQTDLSIKDISDQSGYSSMHSFRRAFKKIFGISPSAFRSVTPSEEGHTAII is encoded by the coding sequence ATGAAAAGACCTCTTAAAAACCGACCTTTTATTAAACGATTCTTGGTTTCTTATTTTCTAGTGCTCCTATTGCCTATTATATTTTCCTATATCATTCTCTGTTTAAGCACCAACGTGGTCGAGAGTTATGCAGAAAAATCTAACAAGGCTATGATCAACCAGATACGCTTTAGTCTGGATCAGCGTCTGGATGTCCTGGAGAATCTGGTTTTTCAATTAAGTCAAATGCGACGAATAGAAAATCTGAGTAAACAAAAGGTTCCTCTACAACCTGATTTCTATTTCAATCTGAATCGTGCTATTAACGAAATTCAAACATATTTTATACCTAATAATAGTATCGCAACGGATCATTTCTTAATTTTATTGAATAGCCGTACGGTTACTGATGGCCATACAGTCATTCCTTTTGATACCTTTTTTGGCAGTCGTTTCCAGTACAATGATTGGTCAAAAGAACAATGGCTTGAATATCTGTCTCATCCCAAATATTCACCAACCTTTTTAGGGGAAGGGGATATATCGGACGGAACGGAAATCTTCAAGGGCATTCCTATGATTCAGACCGTTCCCTTTTATTACAACTCAGATAGTTCTGCCATTATGATGTTTCTCATAAAAGAAAATGATATTATCTCCCATTTTTATCCCGAAGATTCCACTTGGACAGGGGTTCCTCATGTCTATGATAGCCAGAATCACAATTTGCTAGCAGGCGCGGATCATGAGTTAAAGGGGAAGTATATAACCATTAATTCACCATCAGACTCTTTTGATATTGTCTATGGACTAAGTGTTCCTTATAACGAAGTCTTTATGGATTTGCTGCGTATAAGAACAATCATGTTTATAGCCTCATCCTTTATTCTGATTCTGACATTGTTTATTGCTATCATTATGGCCCAGAGGAATGCCAATCCCCTTCGCCAATTATACAATATGATATCCGATACCTTGCCTGAGGATGATCTGAATACCCTGGGCTATGAATCCTTAAACGGTTCTGTAACAAAACTTATTACTAGCAATGAAGACCTTAGGTCCAACCTACAGGATCATAAGAAGATTATCTCGGAAGAGTTTTGTCATAGATTGGTGAAGTACGGATTTGATACCCCATCAGAGATGGACATGGTTCTTAAGTTTATAGACAAGTCTATTCCTACAGGAACTTCAGGAATACTTCTTATGAACCTTCCTGTAGAAACATACTTTGATCAAAAGGATAGTATAGAAGAAATCAAAGGACTAAAATTAAGTCTGATGGAATTATTACAGGGTATCTCTTCCTTTCCCGCATATTGGATGGATCTTGATGATTTATCGATTGGTTATATTTATAGTTTGGAGAGACAAGATAGAGTAGGCTGGTTTGATGCTTTATATGAAGAAATAAAAGTACTAACCAATGCTTTAAGAGATCATTATGATCTTCCTTTTTACTGGTCTGTAGGGAATCCTGTAGACAACTTCTTTAATCTTAACTCCTCCTATAGGCAGTCCAAGATCGTCGCTGATGAGTTAGTGGACTTTCAGGTCGGTTCTATATATGAATATCGGAACTTTATTCAGAATAGCAGTGTCTATTCCTTTCCCATTGATTTAGTTCAGAAGTTATTCAATCTTACTAAATCAGGAGACACTGATATGGCCATCTCCTTATTTAAAGAAAACTGGACACAAAATCTGGAAGATCATTTTCTATCAAGAAGAAATCGTCAGATATATTTCTTAGAATTAAGAAGTCTTCTGACCAGAATTGATCCCACTATTACAGAAGTTCCCCAATATTTTGATTTTCATACTTTGCCTCAAGAGCAAGTATTCGATATGGTTATAGACACATTTTATAAAGTTGGTCAGAAGAATAAACGGTCTACCAACCAGGTTCAGAGTGAATTAAAAGATCAGCTTCTCAAATACTTAGAAGAGAATTTTGATGATCCTAATATTACCTTATGTAGTATCGCTGATGAGTTTGGCAAAAGTGAAAGCTATATCTCCCATATATATAAGAAGGGCTGTGGAACCAATTTCTATGGTTTACTTGAAGGTTTTAGAATGGAAAAGGCAAAGAAACTACTTATCCAGACGGATCTGTCTATAAAGGATATCTCAGATCAGTCGGGGTATTCCAGTATGCACTCCTTTAGAAGAGCTTTTAAGAAGATCTTTGGTATTAGCCCTTCTGCATTTCGTTCGGTTACACCTTCTGAAGAAGGTCATACCGCTATCATTTAA